A section of the Ignavibacteriales bacterium genome encodes:
- a CDS encoding class I SAM-dependent methyltransferase, whose amino-acid sequence MKLNFDKHRDVWGPIFTLSLNQWGKKVLNPATIFTENGQIKLEEFGSTPHGLIFKKKKSQFTKKGIKYYPMEKIPDDYEKVKYFDYCAEEYEMATHEYKSYIFKKSFEILKKYLSPNIRLLDCACGPGYEAITIAKSVPQDEVVCVDLSQEMITLAYNNAKEHHMTNMTFFQADVQNLPSELFGKFDIVHCQLSCSYFTNLDLFAKNVYMALGKKGFIFLIEPFPNFYNSYSIHYAKAANPFFLRLYTSNELKDTFLRIGFSDFYWKEILPGIGLSIISK is encoded by the coding sequence ATGAAGTTAAATTTTGATAAACATAGAGATGTTTGGGGTCCAATATTTACTTTAAGCTTAAACCAATGGGGAAAAAAAGTATTAAATCCTGCTACAATCTTTACTGAAAATGGACAAATTAAGTTAGAAGAGTTTGGGAGTACCCCGCATGGATTAATATTCAAAAAGAAAAAAAGCCAGTTTACTAAGAAGGGCATAAAGTATTATCCAATGGAAAAGATTCCGGATGATTATGAAAAAGTAAAATATTTTGATTATTGTGCCGAAGAATATGAAATGGCGACACATGAGTATAAATCATACATATTCAAAAAATCTTTCGAGATACTGAAGAAATATTTATCACCAAACATACGATTGCTCGATTGTGCATGTGGCCCTGGATATGAAGCTATAACTATAGCGAAAAGTGTCCCGCAAGATGAAGTTGTATGTGTGGATTTATCTCAAGAGATGATAACCTTAGCTTACAATAATGCAAAAGAACATCATATGACTAATATGACATTCTTTCAAGCCGATGTACAGAATTTACCCTCTGAATTATTTGGAAAGTTTGATATTGTACACTGCCAATTGAGTTGTAGTTATTTTACTAATCTAGATTTATTTGCAAAGAATGTGTATATGGCTTTAGGAAAAAAAGGTTTTATTTTTTTAATTGAACCATTTCCTAATTTTTATAATTCATATAGCATCCACTATGCGAAAGCTGCAAATCCGTTTTTTTTGCGTCTCTACACTAGTAATGAATTAAAAGATACTTTCTTGCGTATTGGGTTTTCAGATTTTTACTGGAAAGAGATATTACCTGGGATTGGGTTAAGCATAATTTCAAAGTAA
- a CDS encoding lipase family protein — MQRINDVFIIETEWVIIVGIRNPKFVILAIRGTKKLYYQDWLVNLRITRKLHGRDIKFHKGFYKAISDCYSKIIANINSSGFNNVPIYVTGHSLGGAMSAILHSEFALINKPKSIVTHSCYTFGMPRYGNKQAIESLENPFHIFSRNDVVPTVPYKWLGYENSQYERMLDGNTISKLSYRNNKGVWDNISSLFTLTAIYEHYIEVYVKRMRKLVF, encoded by the coding sequence ATGCAGAGAATAAATGATGTTTTCATTATAGAAACTGAATGGGTCATAATCGTTGGAATTAGAAATCCGAAATTCGTAATACTCGCAATTAGGGGGACAAAAAAACTTTATTATCAAGATTGGTTAGTAAATTTACGAATTACCCGAAAACTTCATGGAAGAGACATAAAATTTCATAAAGGTTTTTATAAAGCTATTTCAGATTGTTATTCTAAAATTATTGCAAATATTAATAGTTCGGGATTTAATAATGTGCCTATTTATGTAACAGGTCACTCATTAGGTGGTGCTATGTCCGCTATCCTACATTCTGAATTTGCACTAATCAATAAACCAAAATCAATCGTTACACATAGTTGTTATACTTTTGGAATGCCTAGATATGGTAATAAACAAGCAATAGAAAGTTTAGAAAATCCATTTCATATTTTCAGCAGAAATGACGTAGTGCCTACCGTCCCATACAAATGGCTAGGTTATGAGAATAGTCAATATGAGCGTATGCTTGATGGGAATACAATTAGTAAACTGAGTTATAGAAATAATAAGGGTGTATGGGATAACATTTCTTCTCTATTCACACTTACAGCTATCTACGAACATTATATTGAAGTATACGTGAAGCGCATGAGAAAATTAGTTTTTTAA
- a CDS encoding AbrB/MazE/SpoVT family DNA-binding domain-containing protein: protein MSKNHAKFSSVATMDHRGQLVINKETRKEAKIEGGEKFAVFTAPSNSPGSSKLVLVKLGDVIDQTQVAKFAG from the coding sequence ATGTCTAAAAATCACGCGAAGTTCAGTTCAGTGGCTACAATGGATCATCGTGGTCAACTTGTCATTAATAAAGAAACCCGCAAAGAGGCAAAGATTGAAGGGGGTGAAAAATTTGCAGTATTTACTGCTCCTAGTAATTCACCAGGAAGTTCAAAACTTGTTTTAGTAAAATTGGGAGATGTAATTGATCAAACTCAAGTGGCAAAGTTTGCTGGCTAA
- a CDS encoding T9SS type A sorting domain-containing protein encodes MKTKIIQISFVVFFISGFVFSVNENSSGSKINNDNSINTVSSPAHTELTVYVSSIPDKNIRVWTCPIIGGEFTECAFQEEGVYTVGSIANGLYKIVACCDDYIGCDTINIYGPNLKFESYISLTSASGLECDSLCPCALVCDVSSSGPDENSLKLESDLSLESFELYQNYPNPFNPSTRIRFTIPTAGYTSLKIYDSMGREIATLISGNLKSGNFNLEFNGENLPSGVYYYKLISSNYSSIKKMILLK; translated from the coding sequence ATGAAAACCAAAATTATCCAAATTAGTTTTGTTGTTTTCTTTATTTCAGGTTTTGTATTTAGTGTAAATGAGAATTCTTCCGGTTCAAAAATCAACAACGACAATTCTATTAATACTGTATCATCTCCTGCTCATACAGAATTAACGGTTTATGTATCTAGTATACCCGATAAAAATATAAGAGTTTGGACATGTCCAATTATTGGTGGAGAGTTTACTGAGTGTGCTTTCCAAGAAGAAGGTGTATATACGGTCGGTTCAATAGCAAATGGTTTATATAAAATCGTAGCTTGTTGTGATGATTACATCGGTTGTGATACTATTAATATATACGGGCCTAATTTGAAATTCGAATCTTATATTTCATTGACCTCTGCATCTGGATTAGAGTGCGATTCTTTATGTCCTTGTGCATTAGTGTGTGATGTTAGTTCAAGTGGTCCGGATGAAAATTCTTTAAAACTTGAATCTGACTTATCACTGGAGTCCTTTGAATTGTACCAAAACTATCCAAATCCATTTAATCCAAGTACTAGAATTAGATTCACCATTCCGACTGCTGGATATACCTCACTAAAAATTTATGACTCAATGGGAAGGGAAATAGCGACACTAATCTCAGGAAATTTGAAGTCAGGTAATTTTAATTTAGAATTTAATGGGGAAAATTTGCCAAGTGGGGTATATTATTACAAGTTAATTAGCAGCAATTACTCTTCTATTAAAAAAATGATTCTTCTTAAGTAG